The following nucleotide sequence is from Solidesulfovibrio carbinolicus.
CCGCGCTCTCGGCGCTTCTGGCCAACGACATCGTCTGTCTGGCCATGACGCCTATTTTGGTTGAGGCCACTTTGGCCCGGGGTCTCAATCCCTTGCCGTATTTGATCGGCCTGGCCATGGCCGCCAACATCGGCTCGGCCGCCACGCTCATCGGCAATCCCCAGAACATGCTTATCGGCCAGGTGGCCAATCTGCCCTTTGGCGGCTACATGCTGGCCGCCCTGCCAAGCGTGGCCGCCGGCCTGGCCATCGCCTTCGCCGCCGTAGTCTGGGGCTTCCGCGGCCGGTTCGCCGGCCCCAAGGTCACCCTGGACGTGCCGGCACCGGCCTATTCGCCCTGGCAATCGGCCAAGGGTCTGGCCGCCCTGACGGTCTGCATGATCGTTTTCGTCTGGGGCGGCATGGCCCGGGAAAACGTGGCCCTGGGCTGCGCCGGGGCGCTGCTGCTCAGCCGCCGCATGGCCTCGCGCGAGACCCTGGCCCTGGTCGATTGGCAACTGCTGCTCCTTTTCCTCGGGCTGTTCGTGGTCAACCGCGAGGTGGCCGTCGTGGGGCTGCTCGACGACCTCTACCGGGGCGTGGCCGCCTGCGGCGTGGACCTCGGCCGGCCGGCCTGGCTTTTTACAGCCTCGGTGGTCCTGTCCAACATTGTCTCCAACGTGCCGGCGGTCATGCTGCTCCTGCCCGGGCATGGGTCACCCGAACAGGCGACTTTGCTGGCCGTCTCCAGCACTCTGGCCGGCAACCTGCTGCTGCCCGGCAGTATCGCCAACCTCATCGTGGCCGATCAGGCCGCGCTGCTGGGCGTCTCCATGGGCTTTCGGGAACACGCCCGTATCGCCGCCCCGGCCACCGTGTTGACGCTGGTCGTTTCGGGTTGGTTGTTGTTGGGGATGTGAGGGAAGAGAAGAGCGGAAGAGGGGAGATGCCTCGGCGGCTGGGGCCTGAGGCCCTCAGACCCCCAAATGGGGAATGGAGAGGGTGGGCGTCGGGGGTGAGCGAGGTGTGACAACGTATGGAAGCTATTAAACGAGCCTTGGCCGACGGTTGGTTTCGGGAGCAGGATACCGCCGTCGTGCTCTACGACCTGGACGCCCTGACGGCCCGGGTCGAGGCGCTGACAAGCGCCTTTACCGCCGAAACCCTCCACGCCTTTGCCATCAAGGCCTGCCCGCTGCCGCCGGTGTTGGCCATGCTGGCCCAGCTCGGCCTGGGGGCCGAGGCGGCGTCTCTTGGTGAAATCCATCTGGCCCTGGCCGCCGGCTTCCCGCCCGAGCGCATCGTCTTCGACTCTCCGGCCAAGACCGTGGAGGAGCTACGCCTGGCCCTGACCCTGGGGCTTTTCGTCAATGCCGACAACCTGGACGAACTGGCCCGCCTGGACGCCTTGGGCCGGGACATGGGCCTCGAACCCCGGGCCGGGCTGCGGATCAATCCGCAAGCCGGGACCGGGCGCATCAAGGCCACCAGCGTGGCCGGACGCTATTCCAAGTTCGGCGTTCCCCTGGCCCAGCGCGAGGCCATTATCGACGCCTTCGGCCGCTATCCGTGGCTTTCGGGCCTCCATGTCCACATCGGTTCCCAGGGCTGCCCCCTGGAACTCCTCGTGGCCGGCGTAGGCGCGGTTTACGACCTTGCCGCCGGCCTCGACGCCCGTTTCGGCCCGGGGCGCGTGGCCGTATTCGATCTCGGCGGCGGCCTGCCGGCCGCCTACCGAGACGCGGATCGCCCGCCCAGCCCCCAAGCCTACTTCGAGGCGCTGTGTGACCGTTGTTCCGGCCTGGAGGGAAACCAGCGCCGGTTGGTCACGGAATTCGGCCGCATGGTGGCCGCGCCCTGCGCCGTGGCCGCCAGCCGGGTGGAATACGTCAAGCACCAGCCCGGCCACCGCACGGCGGTCATGCACCTGGGCGCGGACATGTTCGTACGCGAATGCTACAACCCGCGCTTTTGGCCCCATCGCACCCGATTGCTTTGTGCGGAAGGCCTGGAGAAAAAAGGAAAACCCGTCCTGCACTATCTGGCCGGGCCGTTGTGCTTTTCCGGGGATTTTCCCGTGCGACGGGCCATGTTGCCCGAGGCAACGGCGGGGGACATCGTGGTCATTGAGGATGTCGGGGCCTACACCCTGTCCATGTGGTCGCGCTACAACAGTCGGCAGATGCCGCGTGTGCTGGGGCTGCGGCAAGGGCGTTTTTCGGTGTTGCGCGAGCGCGAGGAACCAGAGGATCTGGTGCGGTTTTGGC
It contains:
- a CDS encoding type III PLP-dependent enzyme domain-containing protein, whose product is MEAIKRALADGWFREQDTAVVLYDLDALTARVEALTSAFTAETLHAFAIKACPLPPVLAMLAQLGLGAEAASLGEIHLALAAGFPPERIVFDSPAKTVEELRLALTLGLFVNADNLDELARLDALGRDMGLEPRAGLRINPQAGTGRIKATSVAGRYSKFGVPLAQREAIIDAFGRYPWLSGLHVHIGSQGCPLELLVAGVGAVYDLAAGLDARFGPGRVAVFDLGGGLPAAYRDADRPPSPQAYFEALCDRCSGLEGNQRRLVTEFGRMVAAPCAVAASRVEYVKHQPGHRTAVMHLGADMFVRECYNPRFWPHRTRLLCAEGLEKKGKPVLHYLAGPLCFSGDFPVRRAMLPEATAGDIVVIEDVGAYTLSMWSRYNSRQMPRVLGLRQGRFSVLREREEPEDLVRFWLGGGTSA
- a CDS encoding SLC13 family permease translates to MRAVVIIVFVVVYAAMILGRLPGLALDRTGAAVLGALALIAAGTMTVADAWAAADVPTLALLFGLMVISAQLRLGGFYTAVSRALIAASAGPAGLLARVMAAAAALSALLANDIVCLAMTPILVEATLARGLNPLPYLIGLAMAANIGSAATLIGNPQNMLIGQVANLPFGGYMLAALPSVAAGLAIAFAAVVWGFRGRFAGPKVTLDVPAPAYSPWQSAKGLAALTVCMIVFVWGGMARENVALGCAGALLLSRRMASRETLALVDWQLLLLFLGLFVVNREVAVVGLLDDLYRGVAACGVDLGRPAWLFTASVVLSNIVSNVPAVMLLLPGHGSPEQATLLAVSSTLAGNLLLPGSIANLIVADQAALLGVSMGFREHARIAAPATVLTLVVSGWLLLGM